From Paenibacillus polymyxa, the proteins below share one genomic window:
- a CDS encoding MarR family winged helix-turn-helix transcriptional regulator, producing MNFNFHNDSIRGVLRNFGHEDAEVDNIETFVTFARLANGIFREMDTDLTKLGASQGRIIVLSLLHCHAPHRMTPSELAEKADVTRGTMTGLIDGLERDGMIERVAHESDGRMVTVGLKEAGRELLSKIVPYYTKLIRSCMSEFTPQDHKMMKGLLGKMKNGFERSLPKS from the coding sequence ATGAATTTTAATTTTCATAATGATTCCATACGCGGGGTGCTGCGTAACTTTGGACATGAGGATGCCGAAGTAGATAATATAGAGACTTTTGTGACATTTGCGCGCTTGGCTAACGGTATTTTCAGGGAAATGGATACAGATTTGACCAAGTTGGGGGCTTCTCAGGGACGGATTATTGTTCTTAGCCTGTTGCATTGCCATGCGCCGCATCGCATGACACCATCGGAGTTAGCCGAAAAAGCGGATGTCACGCGTGGAACCATGACGGGGTTGATCGACGGATTAGAGCGAGATGGCATGATTGAACGTGTGGCTCATGAGAGTGACGGACGGATGGTGACTGTCGGCTTAAAAGAGGCAGGACGAGAGCTATTAAGTAAGATAGTCCCTTATTATACGAAGCTGATTCGGTCATGCATGTCTGAGTTTACGCCACAGGATCATAAGATGATGAAGGGTTTGCTTGGAAAAATGAAAAACGGTTTTGAGCGGTCGTTGCCGAAAAGCTGA